A stretch of Synechococcus sp. MIT S9220 DNA encodes these proteins:
- a CDS encoding YcjF family protein has product MKGSTRWILFGAAGLIALMVIGLVLQGIRNLLWDLSYWLPPWLVGPVLLIGTVLLVAVVIQVGLPWLRQWRTQRQRRDASTPQNRPAPTSSRDAAEQSLSSVDRLLERLQNDVARESLLQERQRVARELERGDLVLVVFGTGSSGKTSLIRALLKEIVGDVGAAMGSTSESRSYRLRLKGLERGVLLVDTPGILEAGQEGRGREQEARRQASRADLMIVVVDGDLRKSELNVVQSLSGLGKRLVLVLNKCDLRGEEEERRLLQLLRQRCTEWLQPNDVIPASARPQSLPRPGQRPVQPPAEIGLLVRRLAAVLHADGEELLADNILLQCRDLGSAGRDLLDRQRTDEAQRIIDRYTWISAGVVAATPLPGVDLLGTAAVNAQMVMEVGAVYGIQLTRSRAQELAVSVGRTLAGLGVVKGGVALIGTALSVNLPTLLLGRAVQGVAAGWLTRIAGASFMTYFQQDQDWGDGGVQDVVQHHYELNQRDRSLQDFLQAALRRVVEPLQQEAKKRLPPRPGPRAAEDASDRGYREP; this is encoded by the coding sequence ATGAAGGGATCGACACGCTGGATTCTGTTTGGAGCCGCCGGTCTGATCGCCCTCATGGTGATTGGCCTTGTGCTGCAGGGAATCCGAAACCTGCTCTGGGATCTGAGTTACTGGCTGCCTCCCTGGCTGGTCGGCCCGGTGCTGCTGATCGGAACGGTTCTGCTGGTGGCGGTCGTCATTCAGGTTGGCCTGCCATGGCTGCGTCAGTGGCGCACACAGCGTCAACGTCGGGACGCGTCAACGCCTCAGAACAGACCGGCACCGACGAGCAGTCGAGATGCAGCAGAACAGAGCCTGTCAAGCGTGGATCGTCTGCTGGAACGACTTCAGAACGATGTTGCACGTGAGTCTCTCCTGCAGGAACGGCAACGGGTCGCCAGGGAACTGGAACGCGGTGATCTCGTGCTTGTGGTCTTCGGTACCGGCTCCAGTGGCAAAACGTCTCTGATCCGTGCCCTGCTCAAAGAGATCGTCGGTGATGTCGGTGCCGCCATGGGCTCCACCAGTGAAAGTCGCAGCTACCGGCTTCGGCTCAAAGGTCTCGAGCGTGGGGTGCTTCTGGTGGACACGCCGGGAATCCTTGAAGCAGGTCAGGAAGGGAGGGGACGCGAGCAAGAAGCACGTCGCCAAGCCAGCAGAGCCGATCTGATGATCGTTGTGGTGGATGGCGATCTGCGCAAGAGCGAACTCAATGTGGTTCAGAGCCTGTCAGGACTGGGCAAGCGTCTCGTGCTGGTGCTCAATAAATGTGATCTCAGAGGTGAGGAGGAGGAACGCCGGTTGCTCCAGCTGTTGCGGCAACGCTGCACGGAATGGCTGCAACCGAACGATGTCATTCCTGCCAGTGCACGCCCCCAGTCTCTGCCTCGCCCTGGCCAACGGCCCGTTCAGCCACCAGCCGAGATCGGGCTGCTGGTGAGACGGTTAGCCGCAGTGCTGCATGCCGATGGCGAGGAACTGCTGGCAGACAACATCCTCTTGCAATGCAGAGATCTGGGCTCGGCCGGTCGGGATCTTCTCGACCGACAGCGCACCGATGAAGCCCAGAGAATCATTGATCGCTACACGTGGATCAGTGCGGGTGTCGTCGCCGCCACGCCACTGCCTGGAGTGGATTTACTGGGCACCGCTGCTGTGAATGCCCAGATGGTGATGGAAGTGGGAGCGGTGTATGGCATCCAACTGACGCGGAGCAGGGCTCAGGAGCTGGCCGTCTCGGTGGGTCGGACCCTTGCGGGGCTGGGTGTGGTCAAAGGCGGAGTGGCTCTGATCGGCACCGCACTGAGTGTGAACCTGCCGACCCTGTTACTCGGTCGGGCGGTGCAGGGTGTGGCAGCCGGATGGCTCACCAGAATCGCGGGTGCCAGTTTCATGACCTATTTCCAACAGGATCAGGACTGGGGCGATGGCGGAGTTCAGGACGTGGTTCAGCACCACTACGAGCTCAACCAGCGGGATCGCTCCCTGCAGGACTTTCTGCAGGCGGCACTGCGGCGGGTTGTGGAGCCCCTCCAGCAGGAGGCAAAGAAACGACTTCCGCCCCGGCCAGGGCCTCGGGCGGCGGAGGACGCATCGGACCGCGGCTATCGAGAACCGTGA
- a CDS encoding aminotransferase class V-fold PLP-dependent enzyme produces MAVPSASSLFGSSRTSSAASTATELSAFASSEALDPQLQRFLEDASARLCEWLGSASKRSPLPALRLLPEAFPEPQGVGADRLLDDLQQLMDGAYQPNHPGALAHLDPPPNTASIAAELICAGLNNNLLAEELSPSLSQLERQLCSWFAARFELPDGAGGVAASGGSLSNLTALVTARHRMGLDHDPNAVILISDDAHVSLEKAARVMGLRPDGIRRVPVDSRGCMLIADLQEHLQELKQNNRPCIAVVATAGTTVRGAIDPIPALAQFCKDQGLWLHVDGAIGAVFALCPDTANLMAGLGQADSITVNPQKLLGIAKTSSLLLVREQSALQETFHTGLPYMEPAFAVAHGGELGLQGSRPAEILKLWLGLRQLGEQGINAVLEKALLRRQRLEQGLDSSVLEVTSGPLHLLACAPLGADPARCDHWTAAVRQRLLDRQIMVSRPVYQGRHRIKVVLGNPHTSNALIDQLAADLNDCSREMV; encoded by the coding sequence ATGGCTGTTCCTTCCGCTTCCTCCTTGTTCGGATCCTCCAGGACTTCATCGGCGGCATCGACTGCGACGGAACTGTCCGCATTTGCCTCTTCAGAGGCCCTGGATCCGCAGTTGCAGCGGTTCCTGGAGGACGCCAGCGCTCGCCTGTGTGAGTGGCTCGGTTCAGCCTCCAAACGATCGCCGCTGCCAGCTCTGCGGCTGCTCCCCGAGGCGTTTCCAGAGCCTCAGGGTGTCGGGGCGGACCGTTTGCTGGATGATCTTCAGCAGTTGATGGATGGTGCTTACCAGCCCAACCATCCTGGCGCCCTCGCGCATCTCGACCCTCCTCCGAACACGGCATCGATCGCTGCCGAACTGATCTGTGCCGGACTCAACAACAACTTGCTGGCAGAGGAACTCTCACCAAGCCTCAGTCAACTGGAGCGTCAACTCTGCAGCTGGTTTGCTGCCCGTTTTGAATTGCCCGATGGCGCTGGTGGAGTCGCCGCGAGCGGAGGCTCCCTCAGCAATCTCACCGCCCTGGTGACGGCCCGTCATCGGATGGGGCTGGACCATGACCCCAATGCGGTGATCCTGATCAGTGATGACGCCCACGTGTCACTGGAGAAGGCGGCCAGAGTCATGGGGCTCAGGCCTGACGGCATACGGCGTGTTCCTGTGGATTCCCGGGGATGCATGCTGATTGCAGACCTGCAAGAGCACCTGCAGGAGCTGAAGCAGAACAACCGGCCTTGCATCGCAGTGGTGGCGACAGCGGGCACCACCGTGCGTGGAGCGATCGATCCGATTCCCGCTCTGGCTCAGTTCTGCAAGGACCAGGGCCTCTGGCTGCACGTGGATGGAGCGATTGGTGCTGTTTTTGCACTGTGTCCTGACACCGCGAACCTGATGGCTGGGCTTGGCCAGGCCGATTCCATCACGGTGAACCCTCAGAAGCTGCTCGGAATCGCCAAGACCTCGTCGCTCCTGCTGGTGCGAGAGCAGTCAGCTCTTCAGGAGACATTCCACACCGGCCTCCCCTACATGGAGCCCGCCTTCGCCGTTGCCCATGGCGGTGAACTGGGTCTGCAGGGCAGTCGCCCTGCAGAGATCCTCAAGCTCTGGCTTGGGTTGCGTCAACTGGGTGAGCAGGGGATCAATGCAGTGCTGGAGAAGGCTCTGTTGAGACGTCAGCGCCTGGAACAGGGTCTTGACTCCTCTGTCTTGGAGGTCACATCAGGTCCCCTGCATTTGCTGGCCTGTGCTCCGCTTGGAGCTGATCCAGCGCGTTGCGATCACTGGACCGCGGCTGTGCGACAACGGCTGCTGGATCGGCAGATCATGGTGTCCAGGCCCGTTTATCAAGGGCGGCATCGCATCAAAGTCGTGCTCGGTAACCCCCACACCTCCAATGCTCTGATCGACCAACTGGCGGCCGATCTGAACGATTGCTCACGGGAGATGGTGTGA
- the tadA gene encoding tRNA adenosine(34) deaminase TadA, producing the protein MGLEVRLTPVELENTEIHAWMQRLLKRAERLGESGEIPVSAVVLDAQGRCIGHGSNRREWASDPLGHAELVALRQASLILGDWRLNQCTLIVTLEPCPMCAGALVQARIGQVIYGAHDPKRGGMGSTIDLSKHPSAHHHMQVIGGVMEPEASALLGRWFRQRRQRSGGTEAVRFRTD; encoded by the coding sequence ATGGGGTTGGAGGTGCGACTGACACCAGTCGAACTGGAGAACACCGAGATCCATGCCTGGATGCAGCGCCTGCTCAAGCGAGCAGAGCGTCTTGGTGAATCGGGAGAGATCCCTGTCAGTGCGGTGGTGCTGGATGCGCAAGGACGATGCATCGGCCACGGCAGCAATCGACGCGAATGGGCTTCAGATCCACTCGGGCATGCGGAACTCGTGGCTCTGCGCCAGGCATCCTTAATCCTTGGCGACTGGCGACTGAATCAATGCACGTTGATCGTGACGCTGGAACCCTGTCCGATGTGCGCAGGAGCTCTGGTACAGGCACGCATTGGTCAGGTGATCTATGGAGCGCACGATCCCAAACGTGGTGGCATGGGAAGCACAATTGACCTCTCCAAACATCCCAGTGCGCACCATCACATGCAGGTGATTGGGGGCGTGATGGAACCTGAAGCATCCGCTTTGCTGGGGCGCTGGTTCAGGCAGCGACGGCAGCGTTCTGGCGGAACCGAGGCAGTTCGGTTTCGAACAGATTGA
- a CDS encoding alanine--glyoxylate aminotransferase family protein has translation MTHPHPSVDSCHRSSIGPIDTPDRLLLGPGPSNAHPTVLQALSRTPIGHLDPLYVELMGEVQELLRYAWQTDNRLTLPMSGTGSSAMEATLANTIEPGDTVLVAVKGYFGNRLLDMAGRYRANVQVIEKPWGEAFTLEEIEAGVKKYKPAILAMVHAETSTGICQPMEGIGDLCREHDCLLLLDTVTSLGGVPLYLDAWKVDLAYSCSQKGLSCPPGLGPFTMGPRAEAKLAARQDKVPNWYLDVSLLNQYWGSDRVYHHTAPVNMNFGMREALRLLAEEGLDNAWARHRRNAQALWTGLESLGLEMHVPEELRLPTLTTVRIPEDVDGKAFSSHLLNSHGIEVGGGLGVLAGKIWRIGLMGYNSTPENVDRLLNLFETELPRFRQNAAVAA, from the coding sequence ATGACACACCCTCATCCTTCGGTTGACTCGTGCCATCGATCCTCCATCGGTCCGATTGACACACCTGACCGTTTGTTGCTGGGTCCCGGACCCTCCAATGCCCATCCCACGGTTCTTCAAGCGCTGTCTCGCACGCCAATCGGTCACCTCGATCCGCTTTACGTGGAGTTGATGGGAGAGGTGCAGGAGCTCTTGCGGTACGCCTGGCAGACCGACAACCGCCTGACTCTGCCGATGAGCGGTACTGGTAGTTCAGCCATGGAAGCCACGCTGGCTAACACCATCGAACCCGGGGATACGGTTCTGGTGGCTGTGAAGGGATACTTCGGGAATCGCCTGTTGGATATGGCCGGTCGTTACCGCGCCAACGTTCAGGTGATTGAGAAGCCCTGGGGTGAGGCATTCACTCTTGAAGAGATCGAAGCGGGGGTCAAGAAGTACAAGCCTGCGATCCTGGCGATGGTCCATGCCGAAACATCCACCGGCATTTGTCAGCCGATGGAAGGGATCGGTGATCTGTGCCGAGAGCACGATTGCTTGCTCCTGCTCGACACGGTGACCTCCCTCGGTGGCGTTCCGCTTTACCTGGATGCTTGGAAGGTTGATCTGGCCTACAGCTGCAGCCAGAAAGGTCTCAGCTGCCCTCCAGGCCTCGGTCCCTTCACGATGGGTCCGCGTGCCGAGGCCAAGCTGGCTGCACGTCAAGACAAAGTCCCCAACTGGTACCTGGATGTATCTCTGTTGAACCAGTACTGGGGGAGCGACCGCGTGTACCACCACACCGCCCCCGTCAACATGAACTTCGGCATGCGTGAAGCGCTTCGTCTTCTGGCCGAAGAAGGACTGGACAACGCCTGGGCCCGTCACCGCCGCAATGCGCAAGCCCTCTGGACTGGCCTTGAGTCACTCGGTCTGGAAATGCATGTGCCTGAAGAGCTGCGATTGCCGACGCTCACCACGGTTCGCATTCCCGAGGATGTGGATGGCAAAGCTTTCTCTTCTCACCTTCTCAACAGCCACGGCATCGAAGTCGGTGGTGGACTCGGTGTGCTTGCCGGCAAGATCTGGCGGATCGGTCTGATGGGCTACAACTCCACTCCTGAAAATGTGGATCGTCTGCTCAATCTGTTCGAAACCGAACTGCCTCGGTTCCGCCAGAACGCTGCCGTCGCTGCCTGA
- a CDS encoding allophycocyanin subunit beta — MRDAITGLIGQYDQLGRYLDRSAIDRIESYFDEAEVRVLAVEIINREASDLVREASQRLFQADPELLLPGGNAYTTRRLAACLRDMDYFLRYASYSLIAGDSTILNERVLNGLDDTYKSLGVPTGPTVRSMVLLADVLCERLLNDGVPQDRCGLVRQPFEHMASGLAASDVRQR; from the coding sequence ATGCGCGATGCCATCACCGGGCTGATCGGGCAGTACGACCAGCTGGGTCGCTATCTCGATCGTTCTGCGATCGATCGCATCGAGAGCTACTTCGATGAAGCCGAAGTGCGTGTTTTGGCCGTTGAAATCATCAACCGTGAAGCTTCTGATCTGGTGCGTGAAGCCAGTCAGAGACTCTTCCAGGCGGATCCGGAACTGTTACTTCCTGGCGGGAATGCCTACACAACCCGTCGTCTCGCTGCCTGTCTGAGGGATATGGATTATTTCCTCCGCTACGCCAGCTACTCCTTAATCGCTGGCGACAGCACGATTCTCAACGAGCGCGTCCTGAACGGTCTGGACGACACCTACAAGAGTCTTGGTGTTCCAACAGGACCGACCGTCAGGAGCATGGTGCTTCTGGCTGATGTCCTGTGTGAACGCCTTCTGAATGATGGTGTTCCTCAGGATCGTTGCGGGCTTGTGCGTCAGCCGTTTGAGCACATGGCCTCCGGTCTTGCGGCCAGTGACGTGCGTCAGCGCTGA
- the glnA gene encoding type I glutamate--ammonia ligase, with amino-acid sequence MAKTAQDVLRQIKDEGIELIDLKFTDLHGKWQHLTVCQDLIEPESFTEGLAFDGSSIRGWKAINASDMAMVPDPATAWIDPFYRHKTLSMICSIQDPRTGEAYERCPRALAQKALAYLASTGLADTAFFGPEPEFFLFDDVRYNSAEGGSFYSVDTIEAGWNTGRVEEGGNLAYKIQEKEGYFPVAPNDTAQDIRSEMLLMMAQLGIPIEKHHHEVAGAGQHELGMKFAELIQAADNVMTYKYIVRNVAKKYGKTATFMPKPVFNDNGSGMHVHQSLWKGGQPLFFGEGTYANLSQTARWYIGGILKHAPSFLAFTNPTTNSYKRLVPGFEAPVNLVYSEGNRSAAVRIPLTGPSPKAKRLEFRSGDALANPYLAFSAIMMAGIDGIKNQIDPGDGVDVDLFELAADELKKIATVPASLNGALEALNADHHYLLEGGVFTKDFIDNWIDLKYEEVQQLRQRPHPHEFVMYYDA; translated from the coding sequence ATGGCCAAAACTGCCCAGGACGTGCTTCGTCAGATCAAGGATGAAGGCATCGAACTGATCGACCTCAAGTTCACGGACCTGCACGGCAAGTGGCAGCACCTCACCGTCTGTCAGGACCTGATCGAACCTGAATCGTTCACGGAAGGTCTGGCCTTCGATGGATCATCGATCCGAGGCTGGAAAGCGATCAACGCCTCCGACATGGCCATGGTGCCCGATCCTGCAACCGCCTGGATCGATCCCTTTTACAGGCATAAAACCCTGAGCATGATCTGCTCGATTCAGGATCCGCGCACAGGAGAAGCCTACGAGCGCTGTCCCAGAGCACTTGCCCAGAAAGCACTCGCTTACCTGGCCAGCACGGGTCTTGCTGACACAGCGTTCTTCGGTCCAGAACCGGAGTTTTTCCTGTTCGACGACGTGCGTTACAACTCCGCTGAAGGCGGATCCTTCTACAGCGTTGACACCATCGAGGCCGGCTGGAACACAGGGCGGGTCGAAGAAGGCGGAAACCTCGCCTACAAGATCCAGGAGAAGGAGGGATATTTCCCCGTTGCTCCGAACGACACCGCCCAAGACATCCGCTCGGAAATGCTGCTGATGATGGCTCAGCTGGGCATTCCCATCGAAAAGCACCACCACGAAGTTGCCGGAGCTGGTCAGCACGAACTTGGCATGAAGTTCGCCGAGCTGATTCAGGCGGCCGACAACGTGATGACTTACAAGTACATCGTGCGCAATGTCGCCAAGAAGTACGGCAAAACGGCCACTTTCATGCCCAAGCCGGTCTTCAACGACAACGGCTCAGGCATGCACGTGCACCAAAGCCTCTGGAAAGGAGGACAGCCGCTGTTCTTCGGGGAAGGGACCTACGCAAACCTGTCGCAGACAGCACGCTGGTACATCGGCGGCATCCTCAAGCACGCTCCCTCATTCCTCGCCTTCACCAACCCCACGACCAACAGCTACAAGCGACTGGTTCCTGGCTTTGAAGCTCCAGTCAACCTGGTGTATTCGGAAGGCAACCGCTCCGCGGCCGTTCGCATTCCTCTCACCGGCCCCAGCCCGAAAGCCAAGCGACTTGAGTTCCGCTCCGGCGACGCTCTGGCCAATCCCTACCTCGCCTTCAGCGCGATTATGATGGCCGGCATCGACGGCATCAAGAATCAGATCGACCCCGGAGACGGAGTGGACGTTGACCTATTCGAACTCGCCGCTGATGAACTGAAGAAAATTGCCACTGTGCCTGCATCCCTGAATGGGGCGCTCGAAGCTCTGAACGCAGACCACCACTACCTGCTGGAAGGTGGAGTGTTCACCAAGGATTTCATCGACAACTGGATCGACCTGAAATACGAAGAGGTTCAGCAGCTGCGCCAGCGCCCGCACCCCCACGAATTCGTGATGTACTATGACGCCTGA
- a CDS encoding tyrosine-type recombinase/integrase, with amino-acid sequence MAETDLLIAEARRELDPVRKIRSLLPDSLNQGGAFDVVEEYTRVPAHIEVGPGEWTENPEFIKLMELVQARRDGSDKQPRSKDELLQLAASLKQPARATADLWNRHLSALMESCGKESITDITEDDVLNFRAQQLEHITINSLKTKLRYIRALLEIAKDQRWIDSNPADGATKHMVSKVKIKEVVRLDQADSHWQELPEPQHLLWHLCRWTGAHISEVAGLKGDDIDLKEGVINIRPNECRDLKNPYRQRLVPIHSKLLPYLKQSKADIDTKDGLVFPWAYNAERGRWCEGISWKRKLGVTPKATRDWAASCLRDQGVNEFVIGRLFGHSPKTITGQYGSVSQQALAEALELLS; translated from the coding sequence TTGGCGGAAACAGATCTTCTTATTGCAGAGGCGAGGAGAGAGCTTGATCCAGTCCGGAAAATCAGGTCACTGCTGCCTGACTCTCTGAACCAAGGGGGAGCATTTGACGTGGTGGAGGAGTACACGAGGGTGCCTGCTCATATCGAGGTGGGTCCTGGTGAATGGACAGAGAACCCTGAGTTCATCAAGTTGATGGAGCTGGTCCAGGCCAGACGAGATGGCAGTGACAAGCAACCCAGGAGCAAGGACGAGCTACTGCAGCTAGCAGCGTCACTGAAGCAACCAGCAAGGGCCACAGCAGACCTCTGGAACAGGCATCTCAGTGCATTGATGGAGAGCTGCGGGAAGGAGTCAATCACTGACATCACAGAGGACGATGTCCTGAACTTCAGGGCACAGCAGCTAGAGCACATCACCATCAACAGCCTGAAGACCAAGCTCCGCTACATCAGGGCTCTTCTGGAGATCGCCAAAGACCAACGGTGGATCGATAGCAACCCAGCCGACGGAGCCACAAAGCACATGGTCTCCAAGGTCAAGATCAAAGAGGTTGTTCGCCTGGACCAGGCAGACAGTCATTGGCAGGAACTACCCGAGCCTCAGCACCTGCTGTGGCATCTCTGCCGGTGGACTGGTGCCCATATCTCAGAGGTTGCGGGCCTGAAGGGAGATGACATTGACCTGAAGGAAGGTGTGATCAACATCAGACCCAATGAGTGCAGAGACCTGAAGAATCCATATCGACAGAGGCTTGTTCCAATCCACTCAAAGCTGCTGCCATATCTGAAGCAGTCGAAGGCAGACATAGACACCAAGGATGGCCTGGTCTTCCCTTGGGCTTACAACGCAGAGCGTGGACGCTGGTGTGAGGGGATCTCTTGGAAAAGGAAGCTCGGAGTCACACCCAAGGCGACAAGAGATTGGGCAGCATCCTGTCTCAGGGATCAGGGAGTAAATGAGTTCGTGATTGGCAGGCTCTTCGGGCACTCACCCAAGACCATCACTGGTCAGTACGGAAGCGTTAGCCAGCAAGCATTAGCCGAAGCCTTAGAACTACTGTCCTGA